One window from the genome of Bacteroidales bacterium encodes:
- the ssb gene encoding single-stranded DNA-binding protein produces the protein MAVNKVILVGNVGKDPEVRYVESNVAVANFPLATSERGYTSRSGVQIPERTEWHNIVLWRGLAEVAEKYVKKGTQLYIEGKLRTRSWTDSNNVVRYTTEIYADNMEILSRRDTNNTQASQEQTAVETPAAEESDELPF, from the coding sequence ATGGCTGTTAATAAAGTAATTCTTGTGGGCAACGTAGGCAAAGATCCCGAAGTTAGGTATGTAGAGAGTAATGTAGCAGTAGCAAATTTCCCGTTGGCAACAAGCGAAAGAGGTTATACCTCTCGCTCAGGAGTTCAAATTCCCGAACGCACCGAGTGGCACAATATAGTGCTTTGGCGAGGATTGGCAGAGGTGGCTGAAAAATATGTAAAGAAAGGCACACAACTATATATTGAAGGAAAACTTCGCACTCGTTCATGGACAGATAGCAATAACGTTGTAAGATACACCACTGAGATATATGCCGACAATATGGAAATCTTAAGCCGTAGAGACACAAATAATACTCAAGCGTCTCAAGAGCAAACAGCAGTAGAGACACCTGCGGCTGAGGAGAGCGATGAACTTCCATTCTAG